The Cyanobacteriota bacterium region ACTATCAGATAGAGCTTCAATGTTGGATAAAGCCTCAGCCGGAGTTTCTGCATGATTTTGAGTCGGGTAGTCCGCTGGCATGGTGGATTGAGAAATCCCTAATGAATGCACTATTGCCCAGCATAGCGCACTTTTTTGCCAAGGTTTGTCAAGGGTTTGTCTGCAAATGCTTGTCACTAGGTGAAGCTGGCTGTAACACCAACTGGCGTAGATACGATCGCCAACTAGGGTGCAAATACCGCTGCCGCAGAACATCCCAGTTGGTCATCGCTGTAGTTTGGCCGTCGGTGATTGCTTGGCATAACCCAGCAGGCACACCTGTTTTCGGTAAAACCTGGGCAAGCTGGGTCTGCAACACTTGGCAATCGTGTAACGTTCCTAAATTAGACTGCACTGCTTTGATTTCAGCAATCCAAGCTCGAAACTCATCGCCGTAGAACTCTAGAAAAAACTCTGCTTGGTATCGTACCCGTTTACAGGCTTTGCGTAATTGATGGAACAGGTGACTGTTGGCATCAGATATATCGGCTAGAGCAATCAGCCAGGCAGGATGTAGCAGTAATCGAGACAGTAAGGGGCTGAGTAAGTCTGGTATCAGCGACCCTAGCGGTAGGGTAGCCAATGGCTGATAGGTAGGGTGCTGTAACCAAGCATCCCAATCTGCTTTGAACTGGGCATGGGCACTGCTGGATAATACTTGCTGCACCCGGCTAAACGCTTGGGCACGATATTTGCGCAGGGCTTTGTGGGCAGTCTTGAGGACCGGACGCTCTAGATCGCTT contains the following coding sequences:
- a CDS encoding CHAD domain-containing protein; the encoded protein is EKKVLADRDPEDLHQMRVELRRLETALQVFDRVVELPKSIRGKRLQTLMRVLGKLRDLDVQIAELNDRYAPTLSDLERPVLKTAHKALRKYRAQAFSRVQQVLSSSAHAQFKADWDAWLQHPTYQPLATLPLGSLIPDLLSPLLSRLLLHPAWLIALADISDANSHLFHQLRKACKRVRYQAEFFLEFYGDEFRAWIAEIKAVQSNLGTLHDCQVLQTQLAQVLPKTGVPAGLCQAITDGQTTAMTNWDVLRQRYLHPSWRSYLRQLVLQPASPSDKHLQTNP